The following proteins are encoded in a genomic region of Vidua macroura isolate BioBank_ID:100142 chromosome 10, ASM2450914v1, whole genome shotgun sequence:
- the ANAPC13 gene encoding anaphase-promoting complex subunit 13, with amino-acid sequence MDSEVQRDGRILDLIDDAWREDKLPYEDVAIPLNELPEPEQDNGGTTESVKEQEMKWTDLALQYLHENVPPTGN; translated from the exons ATGGACAGCGAGGTGCAGAGGGATGGCAGGATCCTGGATCTGATCGATGATGCATGGAGGGAAGATAAATTGCCCTACGAGGACGTGGCCATCCCTCTG AATGAGCTCCCTGAACCAGAGCAAGACAACGGTGGCACCACTGAGTCTGTGAAAGAGCAAGAAATGAAGTGGACAGATTTGGCTCTCCAGTATCTCCATGAAAACGTTCCACCCACGGGAAATTAG